cagcctcccctgcagcagagggatcccaggtgctggctgctgccccaGGACAGCACTGGGGAGCACTTCCCTGCCAGCCAGCTGTAAGGTGAGGCCCCTCTCTGCTTCCAACAGTTTTCtatttgcagcagcagcaaaccctGAGTTCCTGCTGTGCTGATCAGGCCAGGCAAGGCCACCCTGCTGGGTTATGAaatgctgcagggctgagcgGGTtgcccagaggtgctgggggaCAGGTCTGGGTCCCAGCACCAGTGACGGCCCAGAAGAGCCATCCCactgccctgggagctgctgctgctgcagccctgggcccCACCTGCACCTTCAccccctcagcatccccatGGCCAGAGTGTCCCACATGTCCTGGGCCACCCCGGGTCACCTCGAGGTGACCATCCAGATGGACACGTTGGTCATGCAAGGAGCTGCCTACACCTCCTGTCCATCTGTTGACCATTTAGGAAGGATCAAACCCAGCGGGTCCCTTTCTGCCATCTCCACCCTCtctcctgcccagggctggccCAGCTCTCCATCCCATGGGAGCCCCTGGGGGTTTCCGTGCCCACTGCccaccaggagcagagcttcCACCTCAATTACCATCACCTTGCTCCTAAACCCCCTTTGCCAATCTCCTTAAGCTGCTTTCTCAGGGCTCCAGCAGCCTTATTTATAGCTCACTCTTACTCATGCAGCGTCTCCCCATTAAGGAATTAATAGGATTCCTCCTGGCAGCACCtctcccccagcacacacagcacccatccccacccagccccagaCAGATCAGATGCCAGGGGAGGGACCACTGCTGGGGGTATAAGAAGCTGCAGGACTGGGAGCAGCCCAGTAGTAGTGactgggtggcactgggaggtgggagaggaagaagagaggaagagaggagaggaagagtcCCCATCCAGCTGCCAGGTGAGTGCTGCCcgggctctgctgggctgggaaacACTTGGGGACAGGGATGATGGTGCCAAGAAGTGGCTGGAAGGAGGGGGGTTGGGAGCTGAAAGGGGGAAAATGTGTCCAGAAGGATTTTGGTGTGGCTGAGAcatgggtggggagggggccaAGGGGGTGCTTAGCCAAGACAAGAGGGGCTGAGTCTCCTCTCTGGGGcttgggagaagcagaggaggagtTCAGCTCTTTTCCACCTTCCATCACCGGGAATGCCCAGGCTCTGGAGAGGGGCAgacccagcactgctccctTCACACCTTCTCTTGCTGCTGCCCAAGGAACCCTGGGGACCAGGATGCCCGAGCTCCACATCCCACAGCACCTGAGGGCATCAGAGATCCTGTGCTTGGGACTAATCCCTTGCTTTTCCATGGGGAAGAGGATcatctcctcccaccccccccacatgaatttctcctccttttttttcatccccagcatccctgtggTTGCATAAAGAGGCAACTCTGCCCACGTGCACCTGGGGCTTCAAATCCTgcctgggcttaagctctgctTATATCAGAGCTGCCTAATTTTAAGCAGCCGAGCTCATCCCATCTAATCCCCTGGTGAATCAGCTGATGGGCACTGCAATATTTACAGTTTAATTCTGGACTCCAAGGCTTGAggaagcaaaacacagcagcGTGGtcaggcagggctgcagcaatggggggatggaggggccACGGGTCAGGACCAtgcaccccaaatccccccagcccagggggcagTGAAGATGCTCTCAGTCTTTGTGGCTTCTTTGCTCTCCCATGAGTGATGGGGGCACAAAATGACCCTGTTCCTGCTGCTAAGCCATGACAGCCaattgattctgtgatttcctgcagccaggaaaaaaaaataaatcataaactGACATCCCAGGAGcccttttgttccttttctcacCTTTCCCATCCTTGAACTCACTCACTTGGGAGCCACCCCTATTTCCTGAAGCCTTCCTGGGGCATcactctccctttttcccttccagctcctcttcaCCACCTTTTTGGCCAGGGCTGAGGGGTTTTCTGGGCTCAGCTGCCCCACCAGGTCTCCAGCCACCACCTTGTGTGTGTCCCAGCTGGACCCCAAGCATCCCAGCAGTGCCCAAGCCCGAGGGCTCTGCAGTCCCTTGGGATGAATCCCGAGGGATTCTGTGCCCCTGGCTGCTgatggctgtggctgcccctcaccctgcccctctccccacagATCCTTTCCTGTGTGGCTTCTGACTTAAAATGGCAGACGGAGCaaagtaagtattttttttcctttttaaaatgtttttacttttattgggaaggagcagagggagcagacaAGCCCCACAGGTGGGTCCATGAGCCTGCTGCACCATCACGGGGCCAGCAAAGcaccttctcttttcttctgggTGTTGAGGTCCCTCAGCCCCAGTCTGCTGATGCCCCAGCTCAGTGGGCACACACTGACCTCAGGACCACCCCTCAAAGTGGGGGTCAGGCTCCCACTTTGCAGGACACTGAATTCCCCAGGACATCTCCTGCACTCACACTCTGGTGCAGCTCCTGGAGCTTCACCACGGGCACAGGGAAACCCtcccttcctcaccccttcTTCCCTGTGCCCCTTCCAGCCTCCTCCAGGGCATTCCCAACCCGTCTGTTTCCTCCACAGGGTGTTCAAGAAGACCAGTCCCAATGGCAAGGTGAGTCCCTGCCAGCAGGATGGGACCCTGCACCCCATCCCCACAGCGTGGGCTGTCCTGGGATGGCTGGTGGGATGGACACCAGCTGGATTTCCCTTCCCTTTGACATCCCCTGCTTGACACCAGACCTGAGGCCACTGTAGGGCTCACTTTACAAAAAcacaaactagaaaaaaatccccGTGCTGAGCCCTAAAATGCTTTGTGCAAGCTCAGTGAGCCCCCCACACAAACCAGGGCTTGAAACTTTGGGTGGATTCAGTGGCCAACACTAACCTgtcccttcttttcctcctctgggtgctgcctccagctctccctctACCTGGGGAAGAGGGATTTTGTGGATCACGTGGAAAAGGTGGACTCTGTAGGTGAGTGTGGCCATGCCATGGAAGCATGAGGGGCCTGGGAcccccatccctgtgctgcccacccctgctgcccaccagggcaggaggagccagGGCAGCTCTGATTTCCTGCAAATACCCTTCCAGAAAAATGGTGGGGAAAGGGGCAAAGCCACCCTGCAAAACAAGCCAGCTTCTGgtggggatgctggaggaggCATCCCCCTCCCCATGATGGAAGGGACAAGCCCCACTTGTCACCTGCCCAGCTGCTGAGCAGATTATTTGGCTTGGAAAAGCAGTGTGTGGGGATCTTCTCAGGCAGCTGAGCTCACCAgcccttcttctcctcccttggTTTGCAGATGGTGTCTGCCTGGTTGACCCCGAGTACCTAAAGGACAGAAAAGGTATTAAGACACAAATCCCCACGGTGTAAGGGGGAGGGATGGAAACGGCTGCAGAGCTGATGAGCAGCCTGGGACTGGAGTTAGGTTAAACCTGCAGTGGGTCTGTACCCCCCAGCCAGGAACCCCCCAGCCAGGAACCAACCCCCCAGCCAGGTACCCCCCAGCCAGGTACCCCCCAGCCAGGTACCCCACATGAGAGCTGACCTGGAGGGGAAGGCTCTGtctttcttcccccctcttctgCCTGGGCCACCAGCTCTGAAGCTACCTGTGccttgcagagagccagggtGAATCTTGTTATCTTTATACTTAGTGTTTGGGGCCCAGGTCCTGATAACAGAGTCATAGGAGTTATTAAAGTAGTTTTTCAATTTATCATTTTGCCTGGAAAAGCCCCTTAAGGTCCTCAAGCCCAACTgtgaacccagcactgccaaagccaccactaacccacgtccctcagcaccacatcatCTCAGCTTTGAAATCCCCCTGGAGAGGGGGACTCaaccttccttcttccctctttattcctccctttttcccctctgtctcCCCCCTGCTCCCCGTTTCCCTGGTTCCAGTGTACGTGACGCTGACCTGCGCCTTCCGCTACGGCCGGGATGACCTGGATGTCATCGGCTTGTCCTTCAGGAAGGACATCTATGTCCTCACCACCCAGCTCTTCCCACCCGTGCCGGACCAGGCACCCAAAACCCTCACTCCTTTGCAGGATAAGCTGATGAAGAAGCTCGGGGAGAACGCTTACCCCTTCACCTTTGAGGTAGGGGCTGCTTGACCCCGCTCCTCCGTGGTGGGcaccccagctcagctctgagcatcctctttatttttgtccttttctctttccctgacCTACCCAGATTGCCACCAACCTGCCCTGCTCAGTCACCCTCCAGCCAGGACCAGATGATGTGGGAAAGGTgagggctgtccccagcccctgtccccATTCTCCCCATCAGGGGGTTACGGTgtggggtgctgctgctctttcctggGGAGGTGGTCACAGGGGGAGGGCTGAGGAGGAAGGGTGACCCTGGAGCTGGGACCAGGATCTCCAGGGATGTagtggaggaaggaggggaatgAACCTAAACCTGAGGCACCTCCAAGTCCCTCCTGCTTAGTGACCACTTGTGTCCCCCCCAGGCCTGCGGCGTGGACTTTGAGGTCAAAGGATTTTGTGCTGAAAAtctggaggagaaaatccacaagAGGTATTTGCAGAGGATCCTTTTGCTGCCCCCAGCTCAGGGCttgggctgaggagctgctgtcagCCTGCCCCATGTTAGAAGGGGATCTCTGCCCGAGGGACAGGCAGGGGTCCCCACGTCACCACCCCCCACGTCCTGAGGGCAGCCTGCAGCTTGCATCCCTTGGCTAGGGACACTGCCATGTCCCCAGATGTTGGCACCTCCCtgctgggggggcagggggtgatGGCTTCTTGCCCTGCAGGAACTCCGTGCGCCTCATCATCCGCAAGATCCAGTTTGCACCCCCAAACACGGGGCCAGGGCCAAAGGCAGAGACCACCCGGCAGTTCATGATGTCTGACAAACCCCTGCACCTCGAAGCCTCCCTGGAGAAAGAGGTGAGTCTGGAGGCTGTCGCCCAGCTCGTGCCACCAGGTGTGACCCCAGGATGGGAGTAACCGAGCCTCTTCTCACTCCAGATCTTCTACCATGGAGACCCCATCAATGTCAATGTAAACATCAACAACACCACCAACAagattgtgaaaaaaattaagattgcAGGTCAGAGGGGGAGGATGGGGCACCTCCCCATgcccaccccatccctgctcccaccacATGCCTGTGCCCACCACCTCCCCATGCCCACAATCTTCCTGCTCCCACATCCGTgctcccaccccatccctgctcccaccccatccctgtgtccctggtggggatggggacagtgtGACTGCACCTCTGCCACCCCACCAATGCTGCTCCCTCTTGCCTCTCCCCAGTTGAGCAGATCACAGACGTGGTCCTCTACTCACTGGATAAATACACAAAGATTGTGTGCACCGAGGAGATAAAGTAAGtgaaaaaagtacaaaataaataaaaagggagctggggtggcGTGGCACGGCAgtgagagggaggaggagaaaggtgAGGAGGAAGGGGTGGGGAAGATGGTTTTACACCAGGCAGCAGAGGTATCAGGgtgagaagagcagaggagagggaaggctgTGGACACCCTGCCCTTGGTGCTGGTGTCAGCTGGGGGGatccctggggatggggtgaTGGCTGCTCCCCCTCCCTGCTTTGTGCCACAGCACCCTGAGAATGGTGACGGGGTGGGGAGGAAACAAAGAAGTGGTTGGATAAGGGAATGAAaggaggagctgcctggggagggcagggtggGAGGCACACCCCTGGGCACACCACACCCCTGGGCACACCACACCCCTGGGCACACCACACCCCTGGGCACATCACACCCCTGGGCACACCACACCCCTGGGCACACCACACCCCTGGGCACACCACACCCCTGGGCACATCACACCCCTGGGCACATCACACCCCTGGGCACATCACACCCCTGGGCACAtcacaccccacacccaccacctccccacGCCCACCACATCCCCGTTCCCATCACATCCCAGTGCCCACCACGTCCCAGTGCCCACCACGTCCCAGTGCCCACCACGTCCCAGTGCCCACCACATCCCAGTGCCCACCACATCCCAGTGCCCATCACACCCCACGCCCAGCACCTCCCCACGTggctcagcccagctgcctggTGTGATGCTGAGCATCCCcagtgggtgctgagcacccgTCGGGCTGGTGCTGGCTCTGAgcttctcctctcccaccccttCCAGTGAGAACGTGGCAGCCAACTCCACCTTCTCCAAAACCTACTCCATCACCCCCCTGCTCTCTGCCAACCGTGAGAAGCGTGGCCTGGCCCTGGATGGCAAGCTCAAGCATGAGGACACCAACCTGGCCTCCACCACCATGTAAGGGATGGGCAGGATGCCCCCCATGACcccccctctgcctttccccttcccctaCACCTTCCCATGCTCTGCATTCCCCACCAGGCACCCCCAGACCTCCTGTGCCCAAGCCCACCCCATCCagttgggaagcagagggatttTGTGACAGACCCACAGGGGAAgcttctcccagccccaggcatcACCCCAAATCCCTGTGtccccctgcagagctgccccagcccccaCAAACTGCTCTGTGGCTTCAGCCCGGTgacctcccctcccctctctcttttcctgccATGTTGTGTTGTCCTCTCCATGTCCTTCCCACAGGGAAGGGGCCCTGGGGACCCCCCGGGCAGTGCTgtggggtgggtgatggggtctgtgagcagcactgcccaccccccagccccactctgCTTTTCTCCTAGCCTGAGACCTGGCATGGACAAGGAGGTGCTGGGCATCCTGGTGTCCTACAAAGTCAAGGTCAACCTGATGGTGTCCCGAGGAGGGTGAGGCCATAGGGGCTCAGGGAAGGGGGACCCCATCCccttgggctgtgctgggggatcTCACGGGGTGGGCAGATGACAGAGAGACTCCCtgccccccctccagccccgtCACCCCTGTAATTAACCATCTCCCACCCGAACTGAAAGCAAAACCCCacacctcccctcctctgcccctggATAATTCCTGTCCCTTCTCTCCCactgctgcagcatcctgggggATCTGACTGCCAGGTAAGGGGGGGCTGCCCGTGGGGGTGGGcgagctgcagagcagggatggggtttttctgacagaaatgtTTCCCCTCCCAGTGACGTTGGTGTCGAGCTGCCCGTCATCCTGATGCACCCCAAGCCTGCAGAGGGTAAGTGGTGCTGAGAGGTTGGGAAGGGAGGAACCCCCGTTCCCAGGGAACTGCTcggggcagctgctgctgccacctccctgcaaagggctctgctcccctcccagcaccagaAGAAGCATTAAGCATAAAAGGGtctgggttgggagggactcTGAGGTGTCTCGTGGTAAAATCCACATCTCTCTCTCCCCCAATCCCTGCCTCCcgtgctctgctgctccctggacTCCAGACAAGGCCAGGTAAGATGTTCCCCTGgcacacaaaccctgcagagCCACCACACATGGGCACCATGTCCTGATCCTTGGGGTTACAGCCCTGGATGGGATCCTGCATGTCCCGTGTCCCAGCAGAGAGCACAGGGACACAGCCTGGGGGAATCCCaacacagccctgctcaccccacagccagccctgctctgcaaaACCCAGCAGGATGGTTTGGGGTCAGGGGATGGTTTGGGGTCAGGGGATGGTTTGGGGTCAGGGGATGGTTTGGGGTCAGGGGATGGTTTGGAGTCAGAGGAAGGTTTGGGGTCAGGGGAAGGTTTGGAGTCAGGAGATGGTTTGGGGTCAGGGGAAGGTTTGGGGTCAGGGGATGGTCTGGGGTCAGGGGATGGTCTGGGGTCAGGGGATGGTCTGGGGTCAGGGGATGGTCTGGGGTCAGGGGATGGTCTGGGGTCAGGGGAAGGTTTGGGGTCAGAGGAAGGTTTGGGGTCAGTCACAACTCTCAAGGGAACACAAGACCTGGAAATTCAGGCTGTTTCTGCAGGGCTTTCACACCAAAACCCCATCACTTTCCCAGCTCAGGGAGGATATTTAAACTTCCAGAGGAAAGGGAATCTCCTGTCCCCACCACCACTCCCTGCAGATTTCAGCCAAGTCGTTTCACATTCCCAGGTTTCTGGGAGCCATTTTCCTgactcttttttccccactttcttgccccatttttcattttgtggcTCTCCCTTGATGTCACCTGCTCTTGCCTTTTGCAACAAGAGACAATCTTTGTTTGGAGACAATCTTTGTCTCCACTTTAAtgtcttttccttccccccccccccttttttcttttccccttgaCAATGCAAAGCATtgtgagttttgttttttttattgtaaaacaaaccaaaaatcaagACTCCAAACCACTGCAAGTCCCACTTGTGCtcacccagctcctccagccatGGCCACTGTGGCTTGCACAGTGTTTGGGGTGACCACTGTGTTGTCCCTGAGCAGGAGAAGGGTTTGGGGTGTCTGTAAGAGTGTCACGCTCTTTACTGCCCTTCCTCACCAtcctctgctctcccttccaGCGAGGAGGACATTGTCATCGAGGAATTCGCCCGCCAAAAACTCAAGGGGGAGAAAGACGAcgaggacaaggaggaggaggctgaaaAAGAATAAGACTTAACCTGCTTGCCTGTTCAACGGGGGACACCCTCCCGGCCCCACAGCCGCGGGGGTTGGGATGTAGCCACCCGTAGCACCTTTCCCCCACACCTGTAACCTCAtagcttccccctccccccatcctCCCACCGGGTCTCCTGCTTGCGAGGGAAAAAACCAAGACAACCTCTAAGATGGTGCTCAAAAGCCGTGATAATCAATAAAGAGTGCGAGCGGGGCTGGCTTTGTGTGGTGGGGAAGCCGGGGTCGGGCCTacacccccccaaccccctcgGTACAGCGGCGAAGCTGACGGGGCCTGTACCGGGTGGGTAGGCCCGAGCGGAGGGACGGGGTTGCCACGGCAACCTGCGCGGTGACGTCGGCGGAAGTGACGTGGCGAGCGTCGGCGGGGCGTGTGCGCGCGGCGGTGTCTCCTTCTCCCTCAGTCACGGCTCCCGCTCGGCCCCCCCGCACCGCCATGACCGCCCCGGGCAGCGGCGGCGAGTTCGGGAACCCCCTGAGGAAATTCAAGCTCGTCTTCTTGGGCGAGCAGAGCGGTGAGAGGGGCGACGGGGCCCGGAGGGGCGGGGGGTGGCACCGGCATTGCGCTCCGGCGAGGTGTGTGGGGAGGAaaaggatggagggggggggggtggtggtggtgaagggCCTTTCCCTGAGGAAACCGCCCCAAGGCTGAGGCGGCTCCgggaggtgaggagggaggggaggggagggaagggccTGGCCTAAGGCGTCGTCCGCCCCcggggttggggttggggttgggcCTTGCTGAGCGTGTGGGGAAGGCGGGGGTTGTTGTGGGGGCTGTTGGTGTGACAGCCGCCCCCAGGAGCGTGGGGGTGGCTGCGGCTGTGTGCACGCCGTGGTGTGGGCAGCTACCGGGGAGAGGAAACCGAGGGGTGAAGCGGTGGTGTGGCGTGGCCGGTGCCTCCCCCGACggcttcattttcttgttttgcctgCCAGCTGCCTCCCCTTTGTACCCCTGTCCTCATAATAAACGGGCGATTTTATCTTCACCTGGAAGCAGTGGTGGTTTGTGCTGTATTATCTCTTACTCCACCTCAATCCTAGAACCGGAGAGCCTGGAGGATTTTCCAGAAGTTCTCTCATTCCCCTGCCTTGCCAAGGCAGGATCAGCGTGGCTGCTGACAGATATTTGTCCAACCTGGTTTTAGTGTTCACAATTTCCCAACCTCTCTAAGCCACATATTCCTGTGCCCTCTTCCCTTCCATCCACCACCCTGGAATTTTTCTTGGCTTCTTGCAGCTTCCTGAGAGGGAGTCAGAGACCTTATTGCTTCCCATTTCTTGCCAgatttggtctttttttcttgataatATTTGGAGACATAAACTTCAGGTTTTTAAGCAAGCCCCCAAAGTTGACTCTGTATTAAAATCTTGTGATGAGGAAAGGGTGTAGGTCTTGAATGTTGCTTTTCTGTCcacccagaagcagctgaacaGCACCCAGGACATCACCGTGtcttcttttggggtttttatctAGAAATCCATGACTTGACAATCCCTTAAGTAGCAAAACCTGActaaaaaaagcagatttctcaCTTGCCTAAAGCAAGCAAAGATTCTTGGTCACGTGCATCACCACACACCTCATTTGAGGCCCAAGTTTTCATCATGATTAATTTTTGACCTACTGAGATTGATTTGGCTTAACATCCCTCTGCAATTTTCTAAATGAGCCTCTCTAGCTGGTTATTTTGCTGGGAGACATCCTTTAGGTTGGCAGTTTCTGAGGGTCAGCACCACCACTCCCCAAGCAGctgttgctttttggtttttttaccctCACTGCTGcttgaaagtaatttttctttttttttttttgtagttgggAAGACCTCTCTGATCACCAGGTTTATGTATGACAGTTTTGACAATACTTACCAGGTATGTGGTAGTGTGattggggttgttttttttttttttataaatctgtGTGAGTAAATCTCCTGGCTATTAAAATGTTTGTCTGTGAGAAGAGCTGCTTAGGGCAGACACATTTCCCTAGGAGATGTCAGTTCAGGACTGAATGCAGGGTTGGGATGTGCCTCAAAATGGAGAGGAGGCTTCAGGATTTCAGCCTGAGCACCTGGTGTGGTGTCAGGAATTagtgtgcaaaaaaaaaaaaggcaggtttGGGTGCTGAAGAAatgttggttttggggggagggTGATGGGCAGGCTGGGTGTGGAAGTCTCAAATAATTAAACATGAGTGAGCAGGCTTGTGATGGTGCTTGGTCTCTGGCATCTGAGGCCAGAGTGCATTGATAGATCTGCAAGAAGCCACCATGCTATATTCTCtctctgattaatttttt
The Heliangelus exortis chromosome 14, bHelExo1.hap1, whole genome shotgun sequence DNA segment above includes these coding regions:
- the ARR3 gene encoding arrestin-C isoform X1; this translates as MADGAKVFKKTSPNGKLSLYLGKRDFVDHVEKVDSVDGVCLVDPEYLKDRKVYVTLTCAFRYGRDDLDVIGLSFRKDIYVLTTQLFPPVPDQAPKTLTPLQDKLMKKLGENAYPFTFEIATNLPCSVTLQPGPDDVGKACGVDFEVKGFCAENLEEKIHKRNSVRLIIRKIQFAPPNTGPGPKAETTRQFMMSDKPLHLEASLEKEIFYHGDPINVNVNINNTTNKIVKKIKIAVEQITDVVLYSLDKYTKIVCTEEINENVAANSTFSKTYSITPLLSANREKRGLALDGKLKHEDTNLASTTILRPGMDKEVLGILVSYKVKVNLMVSRGGILGDLTASDVGVELPVILMHPKPAEDKASEEDIVIEEFARQKLKGEKDDEDKEEEAEKE
- the ARR3 gene encoding arrestin-C isoform X2, which gives rise to MADGAKVFKKTSPNGKLSLYLGKRDFVDHVEKVDSVDGVCLVDPEYLKDRKVYVTLTCAFRYGRDDLDVIGLSFRKDIYVLTTQLFPPVPDQAPKTLTPLQDKLMKKLGENAYPFTFEIATNLPCSVTLQPGPDDVGKACGVDFEVKGFCAENLEEKIHKRNSVRLIIRKIQFAPPNTGPGPKAETTRQFMMSDKPLHLEASLEKEIFYHGDPINVNVNINNTTNKIVKKIKIAVEQITDVVLYSLDKYTKIVCTEEINENVAANSTFSKTYSITPLLSANREKRGLALDGKLKHEDTNLASTTILRPGMDKEVLGILVSYKVKVNLMVSRGGILGDLTASDVGVELPVILMHPKPAEARRTLSSRNSPAKNSRGRKTTRTRRRRLKKNKT
- the ARR3 gene encoding arrestin-C isoform X3, which produces MADGAKVFKKTSPNGKLSLYLGKRDFVDHVEKVDSVDGVCLVDPEYLKDRKVYVTLTCAFRYGRDDLDVIGLSFRKDIYVLTTQLFPPVPDQAPKTLTPLQDKLMKKLGENAYPFTFEIATNLPCSVTLQPGPDDVGKACGVDFEVKGFCAENLEEKIHKRNSVRLIIRKIQFAPPNTGPGPKAETTRQFMMSDKPLHLEASLEKEIFYHGDPINVNVNINNTTNKIVKKIKIAVEQITDVVLYSLDKYTKIVCTEEINENVAANSTFSKTYSITPLLSANREKRGLALDGKLKHEDTNLASTTILRPGMDKEVLGILVSYKVKVNLMVSRGGILGDLTASDVGVELPVILMHPKPAEGKWC